A genome region from Glycine max cultivar Williams 82 chromosome 5, Glycine_max_v4.0, whole genome shotgun sequence includes the following:
- the LOC100804018 gene encoding serine/threonine-protein kinase SRK2A-like, whose product MDKYEAVKDLGAGNFGVARLMRNKETKELVAMKYIERGQKIDENVAREIINHRSLRHPNIIRFKEVVLTPTHLAIVMEYAAGGELFERICNAGRFSEDEARYFFQQLISGVHYCHAMQICHRDLKLENTLLDGSPAPRLKICDFGYSKSSLLHSRPKSTVGTPAYIAPEVLSRREYDGKLADVWSCGVTLYVMLVGAYPFEDQDDPRNFRKTIQRIMAVQYKIPDYVHISQDCRHLLSRIFVANPLRRISLKEIKNHPWFLKNLPRELTESAQAVYYQRGNPSFSVQSVEEIMKIVGEARDPPPVSRLVKGFGWEGKEDEGEEDVEEEEDEEDEYDKRVKEVHASGEFQIS is encoded by the exons ATGGATAAGTATGAGGCTGTCAAGGATTTGGGAGCTGGGAATTTTGGGGTGGCTAGGCTCATGAGGAACAAGGAGACCAAGGAGCTTGTTGCCATGAAATACATCGAGCGTGGCCAAAag ATTGATGAGAATGTGGCAAGAGAGATTATCAACCACAGATCCCTTCGGCACCCCAATATAATTCGCTTCAAGGAG GTGGTTTTGACCCCCACCCATTTAGCCATAGTGATGGAGTATGCGGCTGGAGGAgagctctttgagaggatatgCAATGCTGGAAGGTTCAGTGAAGATGAG GCTAGATATTTCTTTCAGCAGCTGATTTCTGGTGTACATTACTGTCATGCCATG CAAATATGTCACAGAGATTTGAAGCTAGAAAATACCCTTTTAGATGGAAGTCCTGCACCCCGTCTGAAAATTTGTGACTTTGGTTATTCCAAG TCATCATTGCTTCATTCTCGACCAAAATCAACTGTTGGAACTCCAGCTTATATAGCACCAGAGGTTCTTTCCAGGAGGGAGTATGATGGCAAG TTGGCTGATGTATGGTCATGTGGAGTGACTCTTTATGTCATGCTGGTTGGAGCTTACCCCTTTGAGGATCAGGATGACCCTAGGAATTTTAGGAAAACAATTCAG CGTATAATGGCTGTTCAATACAAAATCCCTGATTATGTTCACATATCCCAAGACTGCAGACACCTCCTTTCTCGTATATTTGTAGCAAATCCATTAAGG AGAATATCTCTTAAGGAAATTAAGAACCACCCATGGTTTTTAAAGAATCTTCCAAGAGAGCTAACAGAATCAGCTCAAGCTGTCTATTACCAGAGAGGCAATCCAAGCTTTTCTGTTCAAAGTGTGGAGGAGATCATGAAAATTGTGGGAGAGGCAAGGGACCCTCCTCCAGTATCTAGGCTTGTCAAAGGTTTTGGCTGGGAGGGCAAAGAAGATGAAGGGGAAGAAGACGTGGAGGAAGAGGAGGATGAAGAAGACGAGTATGACAAGAGGGTCAAAGAGGTTCATGCAAGTGGAGAATTTCAAATCAGTTAA